A region of Candidatus Defluviilinea gracilis DNA encodes the following proteins:
- the rplO gene encoding 50S ribosomal protein L15, with product MKLHELAPNPGSKKNRKRVGRGISAGQGKTAGRGTKGQGSRSGEGGKMYRQGGNLPFYRRLPFMRGQGFTPLNRVDYNEVNLDQLSAAFKADTEVTPETMTEAHLLRDPRNPVVILGRGEMTIGLKVRAHRVSAGAKAKIEKAGGSVELIAASE from the coding sequence ATGAAACTTCATGAATTAGCACCCAACCCGGGTTCCAAAAAGAATCGCAAGCGCGTCGGTCGCGGCATCTCCGCGGGGCAGGGCAAGACAGCCGGTCGCGGCACCAAGGGTCAGGGTTCGCGCTCCGGTGAAGGCGGCAAGATGTATCGCCAGGGCGGCAACCTGCCCTTTTATCGTCGCTTGCCGTTCATGCGCGGTCAGGGATTTACCCCGCTCAATCGCGTCGACTACAACGAAGTGAATCTGGACCAGCTTTCCGCGGCGTTCAAAGCCGATACAGAGGTTACGCCTGAAACGATGACCGAAGCCCATTTATTGCGCGACCCCCGTAACCCGGTGGTAATTTTAGGTCGCGGCGAGATGACCATAGGTCTTAAAGTTCGCGCGCATCGCGTCAGCGCGGGCGCCAAAGCCAAAATCGAAAAAGCAGGCGGCAGTGTGGAACTGATCGCCGCATCCGAGTAG
- the rpmD gene encoding 50S ribosomal protein L30 produces the protein MPKKESQGKTLFVTLVKSPIGYTKDQRATARALGLRRLQQTIEHKDTEAIRGMINKIVHLVHVEEAG, from the coding sequence ATGCCTAAGAAAGAATCGCAGGGCAAAACCCTTTTTGTGACGTTGGTGAAAAGCCCGATCGGCTATACCAAAGACCAACGCGCCACCGCGCGGGCATTAGGCTTGCGCCGTTTGCAACAAACCATTGAACATAAAGACACCGAAGCCATTCGCGGGATGATCAACAAGATCGTCCACTTGGTTCACGTGGAAGAAGCAGGATAG
- the rpsK gene encoding 30S ribosomal protein S11, whose amino-acid sequence MAQSVRSTRRSAGAKKAKRALSAGQVHIFASFNNTIVTVTDMEGNTIAWGSAGSAGFKGSRKSTPFAARLAAEQAIKAAQQLGVQEVELYVKGPGPGRENAIRAVQAMGLKVRLISDITPIPHNGCRPPKKRRV is encoded by the coding sequence ATGGCTCAAAGCGTACGTTCCACGCGCCGTTCGGCTGGCGCCAAGAAAGCCAAGCGCGCCCTGTCGGCTGGACAAGTGCACATCTTTGCATCGTTCAACAACACCATCGTTACCGTCACCGACATGGAAGGCAATACCATTGCATGGGGGAGCGCCGGTTCGGCCGGTTTCAAAGGCTCGCGTAAAAGCACTCCGTTTGCGGCTCGTCTTGCCGCCGAGCAGGCAATCAAAGCCGCGCAACAACTCGGAGTTCAAGAGGTTGAGTTGTATGTGAAGGGACCTGGCCCCGGCCGCGAGAATGCCATCCGCGCGGTGCAAGCGATGGGTCTCAAAGTCCGCTTGATCTCGGATATCACACCGATCCCGCATAACGGTTGTCGCCCGCCCAAAAAGCGACGCGTGTAA
- the map gene encoding type I methionyl aminopeptidase: MSWARQIHLKSQAELQTMRAAGRINAEVLATVRALLKPGVSTADLNAAAEDVLRKHKCVSPFKGYGRPPFPTSITVSINRELVHGIPSKKRILKEGDIVSIDCGTALNGLVADSALTAGVGEISPEARNLLKVTEEALAFGIEKMRVGNRTGDVSAAIQKHVESNGYFVTREYTGHGVGRQMHEGPQLPNYGKAGTGLPLKPGMTIAIEPMVLIGTEQTRVLPDHWTVVSADGSLTAHFEHSVAVTEGDPLILTVP, from the coding sequence ATGAGTTGGGCTCGCCAAATTCACCTCAAGAGCCAGGCTGAACTGCAGACCATGCGCGCGGCCGGGCGAATCAACGCGGAAGTCTTGGCGACTGTACGAGCACTTTTAAAACCGGGTGTTTCCACCGCCGATCTCAACGCGGCTGCTGAGGATGTGCTGAGGAAACACAAGTGTGTATCGCCGTTCAAAGGTTATGGGCGCCCGCCCTTCCCGACCTCGATCACGGTGAGCATCAACCGCGAACTCGTCCATGGGATCCCGAGTAAGAAACGGATCCTAAAAGAGGGCGACATTGTTTCAATAGATTGCGGAACGGCGCTCAACGGGTTGGTGGCGGATTCGGCTTTGACTGCCGGGGTGGGAGAAATCTCTCCCGAAGCCCGCAACCTGCTGAAAGTCACAGAAGAAGCGTTGGCGTTCGGCATCGAGAAAATGCGCGTGGGCAACCGCACCGGCGACGTGTCTGCGGCGATACAAAAACATGTGGAAAGTAACGGCTATTTCGTCACGCGCGAATACACCGGCCACGGTGTGGGCAGGCAGATGCACGAAGGTCCCCAATTGCCGAACTACGGCAAAGCCGGGACTGGCTTGCCGCTCAAACCGGGCATGACAATAGCCATCGAACCCATGGTCCTGATCGGGACGGAGCAAACACGCGTGCTCCCCGATCACTGGACAGTGGTTTCGGCAGACGGATCATTGACGGCGCACTTCGAGCATTCGGTCGCTGTCACCGAAGGAGACCCCTTAATCCTGACTGTCCCGTGA
- the rplM gene encoding 50S ribosomal protein L13, whose translation MYKSYYPKASEIERNWVIVDANGQTLGRIATRIAHALLGKNKPTFTPGVEMGDFVVVINAERVTVTGTKTKSKMTTKVYHRHSNYPGGYKAISLRDQLQQHPDRVLREAVWGMLPKNRMGRSLLKRLKIYAGPNHPHGTNNPVPLA comes from the coding sequence GTGTACAAATCGTACTATCCGAAAGCAAGCGAGATTGAGCGCAATTGGGTGATCGTGGACGCCAATGGGCAGACCCTGGGGCGCATCGCCACGCGCATCGCTCACGCTTTGCTTGGTAAAAACAAACCGACCTTCACGCCCGGCGTGGAGATGGGCGACTTCGTGGTGGTGATCAACGCCGAGCGCGTGACCGTGACCGGCACGAAGACCAAATCGAAGATGACCACGAAGGTCTATCACCGCCACTCGAATTACCCCGGCGGCTACAAGGCGATCAGCCTGCGCGACCAACTGCAACAACATCCCGACCGCGTGTTGCGCGAAGCGGTGTGGGGCATGTTGCCGAAGAATCGCATGGGACGCTCGTTGCTCAAGCGGTTGAAAATTTACGCCGGTCCGAATCATCCGCACGGCACAAATAACCCAGTGCCGTTGGCATAA
- the rpmJ gene encoding 50S ribosomal protein L36 encodes MKVSPSIRKRCAKCRVIRRKGRVFIICENPKHKQRQG; translated from the coding sequence ATGAAAGTTTCACCATCGATACGGAAGCGCTGCGCCAAATGCAGAGTCATTCGGCGCAAAGGCAGAGTATTTATCATCTGCGAAAATCCTAAACACAAACAACGACAGGGATAG
- the rpsD gene encoding 30S ribosomal protein S4 — protein MSKNLSPVCKLCRREGEKLYLKGERCFTPKCAFERRSFAPGQHGKTGGRGGPSRTGRESDYLRQLRAKQRARRVYGVLERQFRRYFETASSRRGLPGLNLLQILESRLDNIVFRLGFASSRSQARLLVTHGHFTVNERRTDVPSMLLKEGDVVAVRGGSRALAYFKGVGDLADARTSPSWLNRDTKSLTGSIQRLPDRSEIDGILNEQLIVEYYSR, from the coding sequence ATGTCGAAAAATCTTTCTCCGGTATGCAAACTTTGCCGGCGCGAAGGCGAAAAATTGTATCTGAAAGGGGAGCGTTGCTTCACTCCGAAGTGCGCGTTTGAACGTCGCAGTTTTGCCCCGGGTCAGCACGGCAAGACCGGCGGACGCGGCGGTCCCAGCCGCACCGGGCGCGAATCGGATTATCTTCGCCAGTTGCGCGCCAAACAACGCGCCCGCCGCGTGTACGGGGTATTGGAGCGACAATTCCGCCGCTACTTCGAAACAGCCTCCAGCCGCCGCGGTCTGCCGGGTTTGAACCTGCTTCAAATCCTCGAATCCCGGTTGGATAACATCGTCTTCCGCCTCGGGTTCGCCTCCAGTCGCTCGCAAGCCCGCTTATTGGTGACCCATGGTCATTTCACTGTGAACGAACGCCGCACCGATGTGCCCTCCATGCTCCTCAAAGAAGGCGATGTGGTGGCTGTCCGTGGCGGTTCGCGCGCTCTGGCTTACTTCAAAGGGGTTGGCGATCTTGCCGATGCCCGCACATCGCCGAGCTGGCTGAACCGCGATACAAAATCGTTGACCGGTTCGATCCAACGCTTGCCGGACCGTTCCGAGATCGACGGGATCTTGAACGAACAATTGATAGTTGAATACTACTCACGGTAG
- the rpsM gene encoding 30S ribosomal protein S13, with translation MARIEGVDLPRNKRVEVGLTYLYGIGPTRARNILAQTKVNPDTRVKDLSEADVQVMREFISKNYKVEGDLRREVQMSIKRLIEIGSYRGLRHRRNLPVRGQRSKTNARTRKGTKKTVAGRGRRRGAKK, from the coding sequence ATGGCGAGAATTGAAGGCGTTGATTTGCCCCGCAATAAGCGGGTAGAAGTAGGTCTGACCTATTTATATGGGATCGGACCGACGCGCGCGCGTAACATCCTTGCCCAGACCAAGGTAAACCCGGACACCCGGGTGAAGGACCTGTCTGAGGCGGATGTGCAAGTGATGCGCGAGTTTATTAGTAAAAATTACAAGGTCGAAGGCGACCTGCGCCGCGAGGTCCAGATGAGCATCAAGCGTCTCATCGAAATTGGCTCGTATCGCGGTTTGCGCCATCGCCGCAACTTGCCTGTCCGCGGCCAGCGTTCGAAGACTAACGCGCGCACCCGCAAAGGCACCAAGAAAACCGTCGCCGGTCGCGGTCGTCGCCGCGGCGCGAAGAAGTAA
- the secY gene encoding preprotein translocase subunit SecY, whose product MAEKNKPSAWRFLWTSEDIRRKLLITLGILLIFRIAANVPAPGVDRAALEAFLQQSRSGNFLDFLNLLSGGTISNFSLLSMGVYPYITAQIILQLLVPIIPALQKRMEDNPREGRQWMEKWTYYLAVPMAMLSAIGQINIFNSIASQTIIPFGFTPDLWLSSLTTLLVMTAGTMFAIWLGELISEYGIRGQGLSLIIFAGIVSQIPQNIQVILLDETNRWILLGIMIFVIILTVVAVVYVQQGRRNVPIMFAQKAQVFQAIQRGRTIKTPQPFLPLLVNLSGMIPLIFASAILQFPAIVASYFVTSETQWVANFSTSVVNFFNASGANSWGYWTLYFLMVVSFTYFYTTVIFDQQNYGDNLKRQRIQIPGVPEGAPTQRYLSRIQSRITLPGALLLGVVAIMPFLIQVVYPPASNNAGLFLVSSSGLLIVVGVVRDTVANIESELKNRYEDIKLLTS is encoded by the coding sequence ATGGCTGAAAAGAACAAACCATCTGCTTGGCGATTTTTGTGGACGTCGGAAGATATCCGCCGGAAATTGCTGATCACGCTTGGAATCCTGTTGATCTTTCGCATCGCCGCAAATGTTCCCGCCCCGGGCGTGGATCGCGCCGCGTTGGAAGCGTTCCTTCAGCAGAGCCGGTCTGGGAACTTTCTCGATTTCCTAAACCTGCTCTCCGGCGGCACGATCTCAAATTTCTCGCTTCTTTCCATGGGTGTGTATCCGTATATCACGGCGCAGATCATCCTGCAATTATTGGTGCCGATCATCCCCGCGTTGCAGAAACGCATGGAAGATAACCCGCGCGAGGGCCGCCAATGGATGGAGAAGTGGACGTATTATCTTGCCGTGCCGATGGCAATGCTTTCGGCAATCGGACAGATCAATATATTCAACTCCATCGCTTCGCAAACCATCATTCCGTTCGGTTTCACGCCCGACCTATGGCTGTCGTCGCTCACTACCTTGCTGGTGATGACCGCCGGCACCATGTTTGCCATCTGGCTCGGCGAGTTGATCTCGGAATACGGTATCCGCGGGCAGGGGCTCTCGCTCATTATCTTTGCCGGCATTGTGTCGCAAATCCCGCAGAACATCCAAGTCATATTATTGGATGAAACCAACCGCTGGATTTTGCTTGGGATCATGATCTTCGTCATCATCCTCACTGTGGTTGCGGTCGTGTACGTCCAACAGGGGCGCCGCAATGTGCCGATCATGTTCGCCCAAAAGGCGCAAGTGTTTCAAGCCATTCAACGCGGACGGACGATCAAGACCCCTCAACCTTTTCTGCCGCTGTTGGTGAACCTCTCCGGCATGATCCCGTTGATCTTTGCAAGCGCCATCCTGCAATTCCCGGCAATCGTGGCGAGTTATTTTGTCACCTCGGAAACCCAATGGGTGGCAAATTTTTCGACAAGCGTTGTGAACTTTTTCAATGCCAGCGGCGCGAACTCATGGGGCTACTGGACGTTATACTTCCTCATGGTCGTTTCCTTTACCTATTTCTACACGACGGTTATTTTCGACCAGCAGAATTACGGTGATAACTTGAAACGCCAACGCATTCAGATCCCCGGTGTGCCGGAAGGCGCGCCGACCCAAAGGTATTTGAGCCGCATTCAAAGCCGCATCACATTACCGGGCGCGCTCTTGCTGGGCGTTGTGGCGATCATGCCGTTCCTCATTCAAGTGGTATATCCACCGGCGAGCAATAACGCCGGGTTGTTCCTGGTGTCATCGTCGGGCTTGTTGATCGTAGTCGGCGTGGTTCGTGATACGGTTGCCAATATCGAATCCGAGCTGAAGAACCGCTACGAAGATATAAAACTTCTAACCAGCTAG
- the truA gene encoding tRNA pseudouridine(38-40) synthase TruA has product MARYQLTLAYDGTDFFGSQRQAKKRTVQGELEKALRGLGWSDRSALLSGRTDTGVHATGQVAVCDLDWTHTGDELVRALNAKLPGDVSVWDAQIVRDDFHPRFDATSRTYSYQLFYDTLRNPIRERFAWRVNHTLDDELLKQASHALTGTHDFSSFGSPTTPKGTTVRTVKKAQWHRIAKDQWRFEVEADAFLYRMVRRLVFVQVAVGQGKIRPDAIAESLARQAGNRKRSALPSGLAPAHGLTLIHVKYP; this is encoded by the coding sequence ATGGCACGTTACCAATTGACTCTTGCCTACGACGGCACAGACTTCTTCGGAAGCCAGCGGCAGGCAAAGAAACGAACGGTGCAAGGCGAACTTGAAAAGGCTTTGCGCGGACTCGGATGGTCGGATCGTTCGGCGCTCCTCTCGGGGAGGACGGACACCGGCGTTCATGCGACGGGGCAGGTTGCCGTGTGCGACCTCGACTGGACTCACACGGGTGACGAACTCGTCCGCGCGTTGAACGCCAAACTGCCCGGCGACGTTTCGGTGTGGGACGCGCAGATCGTCCGCGATGATTTTCATCCGCGCTTCGACGCAACCTCGCGGACGTATAGTTATCAGTTGTTTTACGATACGTTGCGCAACCCCATCCGTGAACGGTTTGCGTGGAGAGTGAATCACACGCTCGACGATGAACTGCTGAAGCAAGCCTCGCACGCACTGACCGGCACGCACGATTTTTCATCCTTCGGCTCGCCGACAACCCCCAAAGGGACAACGGTGCGGACGGTGAAGAAAGCGCAATGGCATCGGATCGCAAAGGATCAATGGCGGTTCGAAGTGGAAGCGGATGCCTTTTTATACCGCATGGTGCGGCGGCTGGTCTTCGTGCAGGTCGCTGTGGGGCAGGGAAAGATTCGCCCGGACGCGATCGCCGAAAGTTTGGCGAGGCAGGCTGGGAACCGGAAGCGAAGCGCGCTTCCATCTGGTCTCGCTCCCGCGCATGGGCTGACGCTCATCCACGTGAAATATCCGTAA
- a CDS encoding adenylate kinase, whose translation MPTYIVLIGPPGVGKGTQANRLSERTGLAHISSGDLFRENIKNQTDLGKLAQTFMSKGDLVPDNVTIAMIKDRLARPDCETGAILDGFPRTPAQATALEEMLQTFHGRVNVVPQIIAPRDELISRLSGRWTCRESGHIFNEKTNPPKRAGVCDIDSSELYQRDDDKSETVTRRIEVYMEQTTPLIKYYRDHGKLVEINGLQAIDQVTQDLMDALKTRS comes from the coding sequence ATGCCGACATATATTGTCCTCATCGGACCACCCGGAGTTGGCAAAGGCACGCAGGCAAATCGTTTATCTGAGCGGACAGGGCTTGCCCACATCTCCTCAGGCGATCTCTTCCGTGAGAACATTAAGAACCAAACCGATTTGGGAAAGCTTGCCCAGACCTTCATGAGCAAGGGCGACCTGGTGCCGGATAACGTGACCATTGCGATGATCAAAGACCGCCTCGCTCGTCCCGACTGTGAAACTGGCGCCATCTTGGACGGTTTTCCCCGCACCCCGGCGCAAGCGACCGCGTTGGAAGAAATGCTCCAGACCTTCCACGGGCGGGTGAATGTTGTCCCGCAGATCATTGCTCCGCGCGATGAGTTGATCAGCCGCCTGAGCGGGCGCTGGACCTGCCGCGAGAGCGGTCACATCTTCAACGAGAAGACCAACCCGCCCAAAAGAGCAGGGGTGTGCGATATCGACAGTTCAGAGTTATATCAACGCGATGACGACAAATCGGAAACCGTCACGCGCCGTATCGAAGTGTATATGGAGCAAACAACGCCGTTGATCAAGTATTACCGCGATCACGGCAAGTTGGTAGAAATTAATGGATTACAGGCCATCGATCAAGTGACACAAGATCTGATGGACGCCTTGAAAACCAGATCATGA
- the rplQ gene encoding 50S ribosomal protein L17, which produces MRHQVSGYRLGRSTGARTALRRNLIKQFFTHERIQTTKAKAAAIRGDAERLITLARNSADATPDQKVHARRLAISKLGDNQLIKRLFDEIAPRYATRNGGYTRVLKLGPRMGDSAEMVILELVEE; this is translated from the coding sequence ATGCGACATCAAGTATCCGGTTACCGATTGGGTCGTTCGACAGGCGCGCGTACCGCGCTGCGTCGCAACCTGATCAAACAATTTTTTACGCACGAACGCATCCAGACCACAAAAGCGAAAGCCGCCGCCATTCGCGGCGATGCCGAACGCCTCATCACGCTCGCCCGCAACAGCGCGGACGCGACACCTGATCAGAAGGTCCATGCGCGACGACTCGCCATTTCGAAACTTGGCGATAATCAACTCATCAAACGCTTGTTCGACGAAATTGCGCCGCGCTATGCCACTCGCAACGGCGGGTATACCCGCGTGTTGAAGCTCGGTCCGCGCATGGGCGATTCGGCTGAGATGGTGATTTTGGAATTGGTGGAAGAATAA
- a CDS encoding DNA-directed RNA polymerase subunit alpha, translating into MVMPKIEREAEARNYGKFVISPLERGYGVTLGNALRRVLLSSLEGAAVTAIRIADVLHEFSEIPGVREDVIQVMLQVKQLRIKLDGVDSTRMHLEVRGEGTVTAADIITPAEVEIVNPELFLFTVDNPKTKLDLEFTVERGRGYSPANERSGHMPIGELPIDAIYSPVKRVNWEVTSARVGQSTNYDKLNLEIWTDGTVSPERALSTAAKLVIDHLRYIAGVSEETLTVSIEKEVSGSRMSSEVADTPVESLDLSVRVFNSLKRTGITTVGDVLDLLEKGENAVMSIRNFGEKSLDELRVKMQEKGYLKDEKNSAE; encoded by the coding sequence ATGGTTATGCCTAAGATCGAGCGCGAGGCTGAGGCTCGAAACTATGGCAAGTTTGTCATCAGCCCACTGGAGCGCGGCTACGGCGTTACGCTGGGAAACGCTCTCCGACGCGTGTTGCTCTCCTCCCTGGAGGGAGCCGCCGTCACCGCGATTCGAATCGCGGATGTGTTGCACGAATTTAGCGAGATCCCCGGTGTGCGCGAGGATGTCATCCAGGTGATGTTGCAGGTTAAGCAGTTGCGCATCAAGCTGGACGGCGTGGATAGCACTCGTATGCACCTCGAAGTGCGCGGCGAAGGGACGGTTACCGCGGCGGATATTATCACCCCCGCAGAGGTGGAGATCGTGAACCCGGAATTATTCCTGTTCACCGTCGATAACCCCAAGACCAAACTCGATCTTGAGTTCACGGTCGAGCGCGGACGCGGCTACTCGCCAGCCAACGAACGAAGCGGGCACATGCCCATCGGCGAACTGCCGATCGACGCCATCTACAGCCCGGTCAAGCGCGTGAACTGGGAAGTAACCTCAGCCCGCGTGGGGCAGAGCACGAACTACGATAAACTGAACCTTGAAATCTGGACGGACGGAACCGTCTCGCCCGAGCGCGCCCTCAGCACAGCGGCGAAATTGGTCATCGACCACCTGCGCTATATCGCCGGCGTCAGCGAGGAAACGCTTACTGTTTCCATCGAAAAAGAAGTGAGCGGGAGCCGCATGAGTAGCGAAGTCGCCGACACCCCGGTCGAATCGCTCGACCTCTCGGTGCGCGTTTTCAATTCGCTCAAACGCACCGGCATCACCACCGTTGGCGATGTGCTCGACCTGCTCGAAAAAGGCGAGAACGCAGTTATGTCCATCCGGAACTTCGGTGAAAAGAGCCTCGATGAACTGCGCGTCAAGATGCAGGAAAAAGGCTACCTCAAAGACGAGAAGAATTCTGCGGAGTAA
- the mazG gene encoding nucleoside triphosphate pyrophosphohydrolase gives MDLTLVSSAFDALRIPPPARLTLLDASTLASAHVPPFPPDMPALIVGVDSKELALHVKDVLLALYPREHAMQIVESGKSKEERELGGLESFDFSESTCLYVPALGEGTSFESFAEIVAHLRAPNGCPWDKEQTHESLRKHLLEESYEAISAIDSGDFGHMREEFGDLLLQIVLQSQIANEETQFNVSQVIQGIHSKIVRRHPHVFGNLKLDGVDDVLANWEKLKEQERGELALSDVEGKKDRKGILDGVPISLPALSQAQEYQDRAARVGFDWPEIDGVLDKVKEEIEEIKRAETDFELASEIGDLFFVLVNLARWKKVDAESVLRGTNAKFKKRFAFVEQGAKGQGRNLSELSLEEMESLWQEAKGRE, from the coding sequence ATGGACTTGACCCTCGTCTCTTCCGCCTTCGACGCGCTCCGCATCCCTCCGCCCGCGAGGTTGACCCTGCTCGACGCGTCGACTCTCGCCTCAGCCCACGTGCCGCCGTTCCCGCCGGACATGCCGGCGTTGATCGTTGGAGTCGATTCGAAGGAACTGGCATTGCATGTGAAAGATGTGTTGCTCGCGTTGTACCCGCGTGAGCATGCGATGCAGATTGTAGAAAGTGGAAAGTCGAAAGAGGAAAGAGAATTGGGAGGATTGGAAAGTTTTGATTTCTCTGAATCAACTTGTTTGTATGTTCCCGCGCTTGGCGAAGGGACATCGTTCGAGTCGTTTGCTGAGATCGTGGCTCATCTGCGTGCGCCGAATGGATGTCCCTGGGACAAAGAGCAGACGCATGAGTCGCTGAGGAAACATTTGCTCGAGGAATCCTACGAAGCCATCTCCGCCATTGATTCGGGTGACTTTGGTCACATGCGCGAGGAGTTCGGAGATTTGTTGTTGCAGATCGTTTTGCAATCGCAGATCGCAAACGAAGAGACGCAATTCAATGTTTCGCAAGTGATTCAGGGAATCCATTCGAAGATCGTGCGGCGGCATCCGCATGTGTTTGGGAATCTGAAACTCGATGGAGTGGACGATGTGCTGGCAAATTGGGAGAAACTCAAAGAGCAGGAAAGAGGAGAACTTGCCCTGAGCGATGTCGAAGGGAAGAAAGACAGAAAGGGAATCTTGGATGGCGTACCAATCTCATTGCCCGCGTTGAGTCAGGCGCAGGAATACCAGGATCGCGCCGCGCGTGTGGGTTTCGACTGGCCCGAAATTGACGGCGTGCTGGATAAAGTGAAAGAGGAAATCGAAGAGATCAAGCGTGCTGAAACAGATTTTGAGTTAGCCTCCGAGATCGGCGACTTGTTCTTCGTGCTGGTCAACTTGGCGCGTTGGAAGAAAGTGGATGCCGAGTCGGTGTTGCGGGGGACGAACGCGAAGTTCAAGAAGCGATTCGCGTTCGTGGAGCAAGGCGCGAAAGGGCAGGGACGGAATCTATCCGAGTTGAGTTTGGAGGAGATGGAGTCCCTTTGGCAGGAGGCGAAGGGGAGGGAGTGA
- the rpsI gene encoding 30S ribosomal protein S9, with protein sequence MSVQYYEAVGRRKESTARVRLMDGSGNFVVNEKQAAVYFPRLGDLQDILRAFSAVGQDAKKYDITVKVNGGGTTGQTEAVRLGLSRALVSLNGDWVSALRKHGLLTRDARIKERKKPGLKKARKAPTYTKR encoded by the coding sequence ATGTCTGTTCAATATTATGAAGCAGTTGGCCGCCGCAAGGAAAGCACCGCCCGCGTCCGTTTGATGGACGGCTCGGGAAATTTTGTGGTGAACGAAAAGCAAGCGGCTGTGTACTTCCCGCGCCTCGGCGATTTGCAGGATATTCTGCGCGCGTTCTCTGCCGTTGGGCAGGACGCGAAGAAATACGACATCACCGTGAAGGTGAACGGCGGCGGAACGACCGGTCAAACCGAAGCGGTGCGACTGGGTCTCTCCCGCGCGCTTGTTTCGCTCAACGGCGATTGGGTCTCCGCGTTGCGCAAGCACGGTCTGCTCACCCGCGATGCCCGCATCAAGGAACGCAAGAAGCCGGGTCTGAAGAAAGCCCGCAAGGCGCCGACGTATACGAAGCGCTAA
- the rpsE gene encoding 30S ribosomal protein S5, whose amino-acid sequence MAEYNKNQQDFEAQDQFEERVIEIARVAKVVKGGRRFQFRVTVVVGDKKGTISMGVGKANAVPDAMRKASTRARKKMKVVNLSGTTIPHEVLGRVAGAKVMLKPASPGTGVIAAGGVRAVLEVAGVRDILTKSQGSANVLNVVQATFDALGQLRSPAEEAARRGKNVNDLLPFWERRKQHA is encoded by the coding sequence ATGGCAGAATACAACAAAAATCAACAGGATTTTGAAGCCCAAGACCAATTCGAAGAGCGTGTGATCGAAATTGCGCGCGTAGCGAAAGTGGTGAAAGGCGGACGTCGCTTTCAGTTCCGCGTAACTGTTGTGGTGGGCGACAAGAAGGGAACCATCTCGATGGGCGTGGGTAAGGCGAATGCCGTACCGGACGCGATGCGCAAAGCGTCGACGCGCGCCCGCAAGAAGATGAAAGTTGTCAACCTTTCCGGCACCACCATCCCGCACGAAGTGCTCGGGCGCGTGGCTGGCGCGAAAGTGATGCTCAAGCCCGCTTCGCCTGGCACCGGCGTGATTGCGGCAGGCGGCGTGCGCGCTGTGCTTGAGGTGGCTGGTGTGCGCGACATTCTCACGAAATCACAAGGAAGCGCGAACGTGTTGAACGTGGTGCAAGCCACATTTGACGCGCTCGGTCAGTTACGATCCCCGGCCGAGGAAGCCGCGCGACGCGGCAAGAACGTGAACGATCTCTTGCCGTTCTGGGAGCGGAGGAAGCAACATGCCTAA